The Fusobacterium russii ATCC 25533 sequence AATTAATATCTCTTATAAAAGCACGGATAATTTCTATTGGTGTTGGAAATATAAATTTAGGCAATAGTGATAAGTACCCAGCTAACTGCCATAATATAAGAACCGAAAAAACACTTATATAGCTTGTGTATTTATTAAAAAATTTTCTTAACATATTTCATTCTACCTTTAATTTTATTTTAAAAATAAAAACTCTCTTGATATCAAGAGAGCTTAATCATAAATTGATTGTACTCCCTACGTTGGTACTAACCAAATCAGGTAACTATGGGTTTAAGAGTTTTCCTCTAATCTCAGCTTAGGCTCCCCAGTACATTAATATTTATTTCAGTCTAAATTATATTTTTTTTATTAGCTGTTGTCAATAAAAATAAATTTAAATATATAATTCTGCTATCATACATCTAGCAGAACCACCACCATGTTCTTCTATTGTGCTAACATCAACAGGAAGAATTACACTATATTTTTCAATGATATTTTTTTGTTCAAGACTTAAAGTTTTAAAAGCTCTAGCTGACATAACGAGAATGCTTATGTTATCTCTATTTATTAGTTCGATTGCATTACCTAAAAAATTTTCTACTTGTTTTTCAGAAATAAGAATAATTTCTTTCTTATCTTTTTCTAATTCTTTTAAAACTAGCTCTCTCTCTTTAATATCATCTATGGCATCAGCACAAACAATAGCATAATTTTCTGCAATTGCCATCATAACATTTGTATGATAAATAGCCTTTCTTTCTGAATTTACTGTCTGATAAGAGTGAAAAGCGATTTTTTTAAAATTCATATCCTCACAAAAAATATCTAAAAGTTTTTCATTTGCCCTTTCTGATAAAGAGCAATAAGCTTTTTTATTCTTTCTATCCAGCACCAGTGAACCTGTTCCTTCAAGAAAAATATTTTCATTCTCTAAGTTTGAATAGTCTAATATTTTTAATTCATTGGTATTTTCAAAAAAATCATATATTTCCTCACGCCTTTCTAATCTTCTATTCTTAGCAAACATCGGATAGAGAATTACAGTATTCTCAGAATGTGTTGAGAACCAGTTATTTGGGAAAATACTGTCAGGAGTGTAAGGAGTTTTCGTATCTTGTAAAACTTTTACATTTAGTCCTAAATTTTGTAATTTCTCAACCATGTTATCAAATTCATTAAGAGCTTGTTTTTGAATTTCAAATGCAGACTTATTAGAGTTTTTTTGGTAATAATTATTTATTGCAGTTTCCTCGTTATAACCAAAACAAATAGGTCTGACCATCAAAATTTTATCAGTTTTAAATTTTTTCATTTTTCCTCCCAAAAATAAAATATATTTTATAGTTTAATACTTTTATATTTTAAAATCAACTTAATAATTAAATTTTGCTATTTTAAGAAAAATAAGGTATAATTGAAAAAAGCATTATTTAATATGAAAGGGAAGTGATATTTATGAAACTATTTATTAAAGGAAGACAAATTACTTTAACTGATTCAATTAAAAAGTATGCTGAAGAAAAGATTTTAAAAATTGAAAGATTTAATGATTCAATTATTAAAGTAGATGTTACTTTATCAGCTGGAAAATTAAAATCTGGAAATGCACATGTAGCTGAAATCTTAGTATATTTGAGTGGAAGTACTTTAAAATATAGAGCAACAGAACAAGATTTGTATGCTGCTATAGACAAAGCAGTTGATGGAATAGAGCCACAACTAAAAAAACATAAAGATAAGCATATTCGTGCTAAAGTTCAAGATGATAGTGCAAAAAAATATTATTCATTAAATAATGATGAAAATTTTGAAACAGAAGAAAAAAAATTAGTAAAAGTTTATTTGCCAATAAAACCGATGGATATTTCTGAAGCTATTTTACAACTTGAAAGTTTAAATAAGGTTTTCTTTGCTTTTACAAATGTAGAAACTGGTAAAATGGCAGTAGTATATAAAAGAAAAGATGGAGATTATGGTTTTATAGAAGAATAGACAGTAAGAATAAACAGTATAAGATA is a genomic window containing:
- the hpf gene encoding ribosome hibernation-promoting factor, HPF/YfiA family, whose product is MKLFIKGRQITLTDSIKKYAEEKILKIERFNDSIIKVDVTLSAGKLKSGNAHVAEILVYLSGSTLKYRATEQDLYAAIDKAVDGIEPQLKKHKDKHIRAKVQDDSAKKYYSLNNDENFETEEKKLVKVYLPIKPMDISEAILQLESLNKVFFAFTNVETGKMAVVYKRKDGDYGFIEE
- the ctlX gene encoding citrulline utilization hydrolase CtlX: MKKFKTDKILMVRPICFGYNEETAINNYYQKNSNKSAFEIQKQALNEFDNMVEKLQNLGLNVKVLQDTKTPYTPDSIFPNNWFSTHSENTVILYPMFAKNRRLERREEIYDFFENTNELKILDYSNLENENIFLEGTGSLVLDRKNKKAYCSLSERANEKLLDIFCEDMNFKKIAFHSYQTVNSERKAIYHTNVMMAIAENYAIVCADAIDDIKERELVLKELEKDKKEIILISEKQVENFLGNAIELINRDNISILVMSARAFKTLSLEQKNIIEKYSVILPVDVSTIEEHGGGSARCMIAELYI